The following proteins come from a genomic window of Lolium rigidum isolate FL_2022 chromosome 5, APGP_CSIRO_Lrig_0.1, whole genome shotgun sequence:
- the LOC124654670 gene encoding tryptamine benzoyltransferase 1-like, with amino-acid sequence MDVQVQRTLVMPPPAAPSAEVPLTVFDLAAPTYHVTVLFAFSPPNPTNQALLDALAATLPRFPLLTAARLDRGGPGAARPCHVTGEGGTGALVVEATVPSSALSEHLPLAPSPGLARLHPKVARGAARHVLMLQINRFACGGIVLASSAHHQAADGHSMTTFLHAWADAVRGLDVGRAPVPYGPTALVPRRPPRCEFEHRAAEFLPLSSSHAAAREDKPPSEADDHHVDHSEISNTLLHYTSEFVAELKRRAHGRYTTFETVSAHVWRKITIARGLGVADDGATRTSIRVAVNGRGRLAGTGALPAEGFFGNVVLTATSGARAADLASGTLADAAALVRAGIRAVDGRYFQSFLDFGALHGGGDEELEPACADEAGMLSPDVEADSWLHLDLHRLDFGCGGRLVGFLPGKVPQDGVVVLMPSLRKGSGVDVFVALWKKHASELSAIAYTMD; translated from the coding sequence ATGGACGTGCAGGTGCAGAGGACGCTCGtcatgccgccgccggccgcgccgtcGGCCGAGGTGCCGCTCACCGTGTTCGACCTCGCAGCGCCGACCTACCACGTCACGGTCCTCTTCGCCTTCTCGCCGCCCAACCCGACCAACCAGGCGCTCCTCGACGCCCTCGCCGCCACGCTCCCGCGCTTCCCGCTTCTCACCGCCGCGCGCCTCGACCGTGGCGGCCCGGGCGCGGCCCGTCCGTGCCACGTCACCGGGGAAGGCGGCACGGGCGCGCTCGTCGTCGAGGCTACCGTGCCGTCCTCCGCGCTCTCCGAACACCTCCCGCTCGCGCCGTCCCCGGGCCTCGCGCGGCTCCACCCCAAGGTCGCCAGAGGCGCCGCGCGCCACGTGCTCATGCTCCAGATCAACCGCTTCGCGTGCGGCGGGATCGTGCTCGCCTCGTCCGCGCACCACCAGGCCGCCGACGGCCACTCCATGACCACGTTCCTCCACGCCTGGGCCGACGCCGTCCGCGGCCTCGACGTCGGCCGCGCCCCCGTGCCGTACGGACCCACCGCGCTCGTGCCGCGCCGCCCCCCGCGCTGCGAGTTCGAGCACCGTGCCGCCGAGTTCCTGCCACTGTCATCGTCGCACGCGGCGGCCCGCGAGGACAAGCCGCCATCCGAGGCTGATGATCATCACGTAGACCACTCCGAGATATCCAACACGCTGCTGCACTACACGAGCGAGTTCGTGGCCGAGCTCAAGCGCCGCGCGCACGGCAGGTACACCACCTTCGAGACCGTGTCGGCGCACGTCTGGCGAAAGATCACGATCGCGCGCGGGCTAGGCGTCGCCGACGACGGCGCGACGCGCACGTCGATACGCGTCGCGGTGAACGGCCGCGGGCGGCTGGCCGGGACGGGCGCCCTGCCGGCCGAGGGGTTCTTCGGGAACGTCGTCCTCACGGCGACCTCCGGGGCGCGAGCGGCGGACCTGGCCAGCGGCACCCTCGCCGACGCCGCGGCGCTGGTCCGCGCGGGGATCCGCGCCGTCGACGGGCGGTACTTCCAGTCGTTCCTGGACTTCGGGGCGctgcacggcggcggcgacgaggagctgGAGCCGGCGTGCGCGGACGAGGCGGGCATGCTGTCGCCGGACGTGGAGGCCGACAGCTGGCTGCACCTGGACCTGCACCGCTTGGACTTCGGGTGCGGCGGCCGGCTCGTCGGGTTCCTGCCGGGGAAGGTGCCGCAGGACGGGGTGGTGGTGCTCATGCCCAGCCTGCGCAAAGGGAGCGGCGTGGACGTGTTCGTCGCGCTTTGGAAGAAACATGCCAGCGAGCTCAGCGCGATTGCTTACACTATGGATTAA